In Pan paniscus chromosome 1, NHGRI_mPanPan1-v2.0_pri, whole genome shotgun sequence, the DNA window aagtaaagctctcctcagcaaatgtaaaagaacagaaattataacaaactatctctcagaccacagtgcaatcaaattagaactcaggattcagaaactcactcaaaactgctcaactacatggaaactgaacaacctgctcctgaatgactacagggtacataacgaaatgaaggcagaaataaagatgttctttgaaaccaatgagaacaaagacacaacataccagaatctctgggacacattcaaagcagtgtgtagagggaaatttatagcactaaatgcccacaagagaaagcaggaaagatccaaaattgacaccctaacatcacaattaaaagaactagaaaagcaagagcaaacacattcaaaagctagcagaaggcaagaaataactaaaatcagagcagaagtgaaggaaataaagacacaaaaaacccttcaaaaaattaatgaatccaggagctggttttttgaaaggatcaacaaaattgatagaccgctagcaagactaaaagaaaaaaagagagaagaatcaaatagacacaataaaaaatgataaaggggatatcaccactgatcccacagaaatacaaactaccatcagagaatactacaaacacctctatgcaaataaactagaaaatctagaataaatggataaattcctcgacacatacactctcccaagactaaaccaggaagaagttgaatctctgaatagaccaataacaggagctgaaattgtgacaataatccatagcttaccaaccaaaaagagtccaggaccagatggattcacagccgaattctaccagaggtacaaggaggagatggtaccattccttctggaactattccaatcaatagaaaaagagggaatcctccctaactcattttatgaggccagcatcatcctgataccaaagcctggcagagacacaacaaaaaaagagaattttagaccaatatccttgatgaacattgatgcaaaaatcctcaataaaatactggcaaaccaaatccagcagcacatcaaaaagcttatccaccatgatcaagtgggcttcatctctgggatgcaaggctggttcaatatacgcaaatcaataaatgtaatccagcatataaacagaaccaaagacaaaaaccacatgattatctcaaaagatgcagaaaaggcctttgacaaaattcaacaacccttcatgctaaaaactctcaataaattaggtattgatgggacatatctcaaaataataacagctatctatgacaaacccacagccaatatcatactcagtgggcaaaaactggaagcattccctttgaaaactggcacaagacagggatgccctctctcaccactcctattcaacatagtgttggaagttctggccagggcaattaggcaggagaagcaaataaagggtattcaattaggaaaagaggaagtcaaattgtccctgtttgcagatgacataattgtatatctagaaaaccccatcgtctcagcccaaaatctccttaagctgataagcaacttcagcaaagtctcaggatacaaaatcaatgtacaaaaatcacaggcattcttacacaccaataacagacaaacagagagccaaatcatgagcgaactcccattcacaattgctacaaagagaataaaatacctaggaatccaccttacaagggatgtgaaggacctcttcaaggagaactacaaaccactgctcaatgaaataaaagaggatacaaacaaatggaagaacattccatgctcatgggtaggaagaatcaatatcgggaaaatggccatactgcccaaggtaatttatagattcaatgccatccccatcaagctaccaatgactttcttcacagaattggaaaaaactactttaaagttcatatggaaccaaaaaagagccctcattgccaagtcaatcctaagccaaaagaacaaagctggaggcatcacactacctgacttcaaactatattacaaggctacagtaaccaaaacagcatggtactggtaccaaaacagagatatagatcaacggaacagaacagagccctcagaaataacgctgcatatctacaactatctgatctttgacaaacctgagaaaaacaagcaatggggaaagaattccctatttaataaatggtgctgggaaaactggctagccatatgtagaaagctgaaactggaccccttccttataccttatacaaaaatcaattcaagatggattaaagacttaaacgttagacctaaaaccataaaaaccctagaagaaaacctaggcaataccattcaggacataggcatgggcaaggacttcacgtctaaaataccaaaagcaatggcaacaaaagccaaaattgacaaatgggatctaattaaactaaagagcttctgcacagtaaaagaaactaccatcagagtgaacaggcaacccacaaaatgggagaaaattttcgcaacctactcatctgacaaagggctaatatccagaatctacaatgaactcaaacaaatttacaagaaaaaaacaaacaaccccatcaaaaagtgggcaaaggacatgaacagacacttctcaaaagaagacatttatgcagccaaaaaacacatgaaaaaatgctcaccatcactggccatcagagaaatgcaaatcaaaaccacaatgagatatcatctcacaccagttagaatggcaatcattaaaaagacaggaaacaacaggtgctggagaggatgtggagaaataggaacacttttacactgttggtgggactgtaaactagttcaaccattgtggaagtcagtgtggtgattcctcagggatctagaactagaaataccatttgacccagccatcccattactgggtatatacccaaaggactataaatcatgctgctataaagacacatgtacacgtatgtttactgcggcactattcacaatagcaaagacttgcaaccaacccaaatgtccaacaaggataaactggattaagaaaatgtggcacatatacaccatggaatactatgcagccacaaaaaatgatgagttcatgtcctttgtagggacatggatgaaggtggaaaccatcattctcagcaaactatcacaaggacaaaaaaccaaacaccgcatgttctcactcataggtggaaattgaacaatgagaacacatggacacaggaaggggaacatcacactctggggactgttgtggggtggggggaggggggacagatagcattgggagatatacctaatgctagatgacgagttagtgggtgcagcacaccagcatgtcacatatatacatatgtaactaacctgcacactgtgcacatgtaccctaaaacttaaagtataataataaaaaatatatatataatttatgaaaatGGACTCACAacaaagtataaaacaaaatacagcaaAAAGCATAAAACCACACGTTACTATGGAACAATCATTTCTTGCCCCTTCACTCCAGACATCAGCTGGTGTCCATAAGATAAATATCAGGGCAATGGAGAAGTCTTGTGAGCTGAGGAGTTTAAAACGGTTGTGAGCTGACCACCTGCTCTCAGGCATTCAACtttccatctctccctctccaaACCATAAGGAGACAGTCTCATTCCAGTGCTGCCAAGGCTAGGATATCAGTTTCTGGTTCTTTAGCTCTCAGAAAGCCTTaactaatatatatttgcatatcttTACTGTTTCCGGAATTCCTTAACATCTCCATTAGAGTGCttacagaagggaaaaaaaaaaaaactttagaaaatctCCAACCTTCAAAGAATTAAGGAAGTCGGATGttgaaaatgaatggaaaaagtctattaatttatctttaaaatacatttagctTATGCACTTCCTGCTCCCCACAATTAATTGTGGATAATTAAGCTAAGAACCTTTTAAAATACTGTTCTATATGAaagcttcttttaatttttttaagttaaagatCAGTGGCCCAAATGCCCCTTTACCTTAAGAGATGAGCTAATAATAATGGTGgttgtccattttattttttcttttccactttcaGCCATCTGTCTGTGGATCAACCTAGCTTCTAATGGTGCAACAATCTGAGAAAATTAAGAACACAAAGAATGCAAAGAAATATCTGATGAATGAGTaaattaaagatggaaataaaactaGGGTATTGGagacattttaaagaatatttgaacATCAAAATTTGACAACAGAAAAAGTATCTGTCTTGTTATACATTTAGCCTATTCAATACTATGCTTCCCATTAACAAGTATCAAAAGCAATGATTCCCATTTCAGCACACTAACTTTAAAGAATGAGGACTTGCATCAAGAACATGCAAGGTCTGAGGTTTTTATCCTACCTGCAAGCTAAAAAGTTAGCCTGCCAGAGTTTCACCTATACAGATAAAAGGCAGACTCAGAGACAAAGGACAGTTTTTCACTCAGAGCAATAGCAGTATAGCCACAGCATCATTATTTTCTTACACTAGTTCCTCAAGCCCAATTCCCACAGGGTGATGGGACAAAGGCCAGGTGACATCTGCACACACAGTGGGTTGTATTATAGGAAAGAAACCCAGAGCTTAGGAAACCTGAATCTTTTGTAAGCAAACCTGTCTTCTACTATGGAGGGAAATACTATATATCTCACATAGGGAATATGTGAGGTAGGACctgaatatttgcattttttttttaaagagggtctcactcttttacccacaggctggagtacaggggtgcgatcctagcctcaaactcctaggctcaagcaatcctcctgcctcagcttcccaagtagctaggactacaggtatgcaccaccatgcctggctaatttttttttttgagacggaatcttgctctgttgcccaggctggagtgcagtggtgcaatctcggctcagtgcaagctccgcttcccaggttcatgccattctcctgcctcagcctcccaagtagctggaaacacaggcgccctcccaccacacccagctaatctttttttgtatttttagtagagacggggtttcaccgtgttagccaggatggtctcaatctcctgaccttgtgatccacccgcctcggcctcccaaagtgctgggattacaggcatgagccatcgcgcctggccaatttttttttttttaacttattgtgGAGATCGGGGgtaggtctccctatgttggccaAACCAGTCTTGAACTCTGgcttcaagcgaccctcccacctcaacctcctaaagtgttaggattacaagcgtgagccactgcacctggccaatatctGCAGTTCTAAGAGGTACACAGGTGATGCTGATGATactggtctggggaccacactttaagaaccactgcaCTAAGAGAAGGGAGAATATTCtgcagaacaacaacaacaatgcaCCATACAGTGGCAACCAGgtatacagtaaaataaaattgcatgtaAGTTCAGCATGCTAAAGTTTATAGTATACgtatgagaagaaagaaaattaccataaacttagtAGCATGAAATGGAATCTCACTGAGCTCTAAATTTGCTACTTTTCTAATTTCATTGAGACTGAAAACCCTAAAGTCATATCTCCacttatgtcttttgcccattttcctattagttttttctttttcttatatatttgtaggatttctttatatattatagatatcaGTCCTTTGTTGGCTATGTATTTTCTACCTGTTTGTGACTTGTCTTCTGTGCCACCCCCCCTTCTTTAGGGTAATTCTTGATACACACAAATTATTATTTCCAatgtagtcaaatttatcaatcttttcatTTATGGTTAGTaggttttgtttcttatttaagaaatcttccTGGGCAGCCATCTTGTTCTTGCTGCACACTGGAGTTGGAAGACCTTCTCTGCTTCAGATTAACCAACAGCACAAATCAAGAAAAGTTAGCCAAACTTCCGGATCAGGTCCAGAATGGGGGCAAGGGTACAGCTCACAGAAAGAAGATGGTACAAAGAACAGCTACAGCTGATGACATAAAGCTGGAGAAGAGCTACAAGCTGCCCGACAGCCAGGTCATCACCATCAGCAACGAACGGTTCCGGTGTCCGGAGGTGCTGTTCCAgccttccttcctgggcatggaaTCCTGTGGCACCCACAAGACCACCTTCAACTGCATCATGAAGTGTGATGTGGACATCTCCAAAGACCTGTACGCCAACACAGTGCTGTCCAGCGGCACCACCATGTACCCAGACATCACCAACAGGATGCAGAAGGCAATCACTGCCCTGGCACCTAGCACCATGAAGATCAAGATCCTTGCACCCCGAGAGCGAAAGTACTCGGTGTGGATCGGCGGCTCCATCCTGGCCTCAATGTCCACCTTCCAGCAGATGTGCACTAGCAAGCAGGAGTATGACAAGTTGGAGTCCTCCACTGTTCACCACAAATGCTTCTAAATAGACTGTGAGCAGATGCATAGCTTTTGCTGCATGGGTTAATTCAGAAGTAAAAATTTGTCCCTGGCAAATGCATACATCTCATGCTAGCCTCACAAATCTGGAATAAGCCTTCGAAAAGAAATTGTCCTTGAAGCTAGTATCTGATATCAGCACTGGATCATAGAACTTGTTGCTGATTTTGACCTTGTATTCAAGTTAACTGTTCCCCTTGGTATTTGTTTAATACCCTGTACATATCTTTGATTTCAACCCTTAGTACATGTGGCTTGGTCACTTCGTGGCTGAGGTAAGAACATGCTTGCGGAAGACAAGTCTGTGGCTTGGTGAGTCTGCGTGGCCAGCAGTCTCCGATCTGTGCAGGGTATTAATGTGTCAGGGCTGAGTGTTCTGGGATTTCTCTAGAGGCTGGTAAGGGCTCCTGAACCAGTTGTTTCTGTCCTTTCAATCAGACAATCTGGAGAGTCACAGCTGTATCTAGAAAAACTCTCCGCCAGCAGCAAAAGTAAATCCCCTATGGAGGAAGATATTATCCAGAGCCTTAGGTTACAAATTagtgttataattttgcaatcaTAACATCCagcacacaataaaaaaatacccAGGCATACAAAGAGTTAAGAACAGACTGAAAACCAAGAGGAAAAAGCTGACTGTAATGAAGAGACCAAGGGGAGACTGAAATACTGGCATTGTCATATCCAGACTATAAATGATTAATCTGTTCAAAGCAGTATATGACAATTGGAACATTTTGGCAGAAAATTTGAAActgtaaaagtaaataaaatggaaattctggaaatgaaaaaatatcaaaattggaAACAATTCAATGGACAGGTTAAAGAGCAGGTTAAACACAAGTGTGGAATATAGGTCAGAGGAAAATATCCAGACTGAGGTAGGTTAAGCAAAAGGataaagaacacagagaaaagcaTAATACACATACAAGGCATTATTAGGCTTGTGAAATGGTCTAACAGAGAGATATCTGAAgtctgagaaagagaaaagagaacggAGCAGGAccaatacataaaaatagaatgGCCAAGTCAATTTTCCAAAATTGACTAAAGACATCAAGTTGTAGGTTCAAGAGCAATAATAAATCTGAACAGATTAAACTAAGCAACAGATTAACaaagtaaaaccaaaaaaaaaaaaaaatcttcaaaggaGCTAGTGAAAAAAggtgtattatttttaaagggaaacaaTAAACTGAAAACTGACTTCTCAATAGAAACATGGTAGCTAGGAGGCAACTGAATAATAGCTTTTAAGTAGTGAAAGGAAATAATTGCCAACATAGGATATCATAGCTGagattaatatgtttttaaaatgagggagaaataaagaaaaattttatgacaaaaataaaaccagagacTTCAT includes these proteins:
- the LOC134731004 gene encoding actin, alpha skeletal muscle-like, with the translated sequence MVQRTATADDIKLEKSYKLPDSQVITISNERFRCPEVLFQPSFLGMESCGTHKTTFNCIMKCDVDISKDLYANTVLSSGTTMYPDITNRMQKAITALAPSTMKIKILAPRERKYSVWIGGSILASMSTFQQMCTSKQEYDKLESSTVHHKCF